The segment GAATGGAACAAAGTGCCAAAGGTGCCATTGTCAAATTTTACTGTGATATGTATGGTATCTTCAAAAGGTATGTTTGTGGAATATGCTACATCTGCTTTTACTGCTTGCACAGCTATTGGTAATGCACCTGCAAGTGACACAAGCAGGTTAACCCAATGGCAGCCACCTTCAAGCAATGCACCTCCGCCCATAAGTGCAGCATCAGTACGCCAGCCAGTAATGGTATCATGATTGTGCTTGGTAAGTCGGATATACAATGGTGTTCCTATAGAACCACTTGTAATATGTTTTGTTATTGTCTTTAAAAATGGCTTGAAGTAGTAATTTTCTGCAACGGTAAATCTAACATTGTTTTTAATGACTGCTTTTACTATTGCATCAAATTCTTTGAGATTGCGCGTAGCAGGTTTTTCAACTATTACATTTTTTTTATTGTTTGCTGCAAGTATTGCTAAATCTTTATGGTATGCATGGGGTGTGGTGATAAACGCAATATCACAGTCAGATTGCGCTGCGTCATCATAGCTTTTGAATGCAATCCCATTGAAAATCGTAGCGTATTCTCTGGCGTCGTTGTAGTATAAACTACTAAATCCAAGTTTGATATCAGGATAAAGTTTTTTTAAAATTTTTGCATGACGTTTGGCAATGTGTCCACAACCAAAAAAGCAAATAAAAGGCAAATCGTTGTGTTTCATATACTCACCTTTCTTTAAGCATTATGTCAGCAACTCGCAGTGCATTTGCAGCAATGGTTAAACTGGGGTTAACAGAACCACCGGTTGGCAGAACACTAGCATCAGTTATATAGCAGTTAGAAATATCCCACAGGCGGCATTCGGGATTAACTGCTGAAAGGTTTTTGTTTTTACCCATC is part of the Spirochaetota bacterium genome and harbors:
- a CDS encoding Gfo/Idh/MocA family oxidoreductase produces the protein MKHNDLPFICFFGCGHIAKRHAKILKKLYPDIKLGFSSLYYNDAREYATIFNGIAFKSYDDAAQSDCDIAFITTPHAYHKDLAILAANNKKNVIVEKPATRNLKEFDAIVKAVIKNNVRFTVAENYYFKPFLKTITKHITSGSIGTPLYIRLTKHNHDTITGWRTDAALMGGGALLEGGCHWVNLLVSLAGALPIAVQAVKADVAYSTNIPFEDTIHITVKFDNGTFGTLFHSWYVPNTFKGIALSKIYGTEGCITFESNGLFTIIKGKRFGASLSFKDFLGFGAMHRSFIENYRTQKPWEPDYRRIQTELALIEAAYRSLKTNRFEEI